A window of the Drosophila simulans strain w501 chromosome 2L, Prin_Dsim_3.1, whole genome shotgun sequence genome harbors these coding sequences:
- the LOC27208442 gene encoding protein wingless: MDISYIFVICLMALCSGGSSLSQVEGKQKSGRGRGSMWWGIAKVGEPNNITPIMYMDPAIHSTLRRKQRRLVRDNPGVLGALVKGANLAISECQHQFRNRRWNCSTRNFSRGKNLFGKIVDRGCRETSFIYAITSAAVTHSIARACSEGTIESCTCDYSHQSRSPQANHQAGSVAGVRDWEWGGCSDNIGFGFKFSREFVDTGERGRNLREKMNLHNNEAGRAHVQAEMRQECKCHGMSGSCTVKTCWMRLANFRVIGDNLKARFDGATRVQVTNSLRATNALAPVSPNAAGSNSVGSNGLIIPQSGLVYGEEEERMLNDHMPDILLENSHPISKIHHPNMPSPNSLPQAGQRGGRNGRRQGRKHNRYHFQLNPHNPEHKPPGSKDLVYLEPSPSFCEKNLRQGILGTHGRQCNETSLGVDGCGLMCCGRGYRRDEVVVVERCACTFHWCCEVKCKLCRTKKVIYTCL, from the exons ATGGATATCAGCTATATCTTCGTCATCTGCCTGATGGCCCtgtgcagcggcggcagcagtcTGAGCCAAGTCGAGGGCAAACAGAAATCCGGAAGGGGCCGAGGCTCCATGTGGTG GGGCATTGCCAAGGTCGGCGAACCCAACAACATTACGCCCATCATGTACATGGACCCAGCGATCCACTCCACGTTGAGAAGGAAACAGCGTCGCCTGGTCAGGGACAATCCCGGTGTACTGGGAGCCCTGGTCAAGGGCGCCAACTTGGCCATAAGCGAGTGCCAACACCAGTTCAGAAATCGCCGCTGGAACTGCTCGACGAGAAACTTCTCGAGGGGCAAAAATCTATTCGGCAAAATCGTTGATCGAG GCTGCCGAGAGACGAGCTTCATTTACGCAATCACCAGCGCGGCGGTAACCCACTCGATTGCCAGGGCCTGCAGTGAAGGAACGATAGAGTCGTGCACCTGCGACTACAGCCACCAGTCGAGATCCCCACAAGCGAACCACCAGGCGGGCAGTGTGGCCGGCGTGCGGGATTGGGAGTGGGGCGGCTGCTCCGACAACATCGGATTCGGGTTCAAGTTCTCCCGGGAATTCGTCGATACCGGCGAGAGGGGTCGCAATCTGCGCGAGAAGATGAATCTGCACAACAACGAGGCGGGTCGAGCG CACGTCCAGGCGGAGATGCGACAGGAGTGCAAATGCCATGGCATGTCCGGCTCGTGTACAGTGAAGACCTGTTGGATGCGACTGGCCAACTTCCGTGTGATTGGCGACAATCTGAAGGCCCGCTTCGATGGAGCCACCCGCGTGCAAGTGACTAACAGTCTTCGGGCCACCAACGCTCTGGCCCCAGTTAGTCCGAATGCAGCCGGCTCGAATTCCGTGGGCTCCAACGGCCTGATTATCCCCCAGTCTGGTCTGGTCTacggcgaggaggaggagcgcatGCTGAACGACCATATGCCGGACATCCTGCTGGAGAACAGCCACCCGATCAGCAAGATCCATCACCCGAACATGCCGTCGCCCAACAGTTTGCCCCAGGCTGGGCAGAGGGGCGGACGAAATGGACGTCGTCAGGGGCGCAAGCATAATAG ATATCACTTCCAACTGAACCCGCACAATCCCGAGCACAAGCCACccggctcgaaggacctcGTCTATCTGGAGCCTTCGCCGAGCTTCTGCGAGAAGAACCTGCGGCAAGGCATCCTGGGAACCCATGGGCGCCAGTGCAACGAGACCTCGCTGGGCGTCGACGGCTGTGGGCTGATgtgctgtgggcgtggctatCGGCGAGACGAGGTCGTCGTGGTGGAGCGGTGCGCCTGCACCTTCCACTGGTGCTGCGAGGTGAAGTGCAAGCTGTGTCGGACCAAGAAGGTCATCTACACGTGTCTGTAA